The genomic interval TGTCAAACAGTCTGATTCTGTCTTGACAGAGTCGTGCAATGTGATAGTCATCTGTCACGCCCAAAAAAAATGAGAACAGGAGGACTCTTTCATGGTAATGTGGGCCTGAAAACAGATAGCACAAATGAGCCCAGAGGAAAACAGAGACAAAAACTCTGAGCAGAGGGACTCCAGTTGCTGATAGTCAATTTGATCTGACACTAAATTTACCTCATCGACAATGGAGAACCGGAAGCATTGAACACGTCTAATCCAAACAGTTCATTGGTGTGGGAATGATGTACAATGAGGAAGGTGAGAGGATGAACAATGGATTTATAAGAGGCAGGAGTGAAGAACTGACTTAGGATCGGAATATACTGTTTACTGTAGCTGACCAACTTTTGTGAAACCTGTGTGAGGGGAGGGGAGCCCAAGTCCATGTACATTTGCATGTTTACTAAAGTCACTGCAGCTCCTGTGTTCACTTGCATTTTTAGAGGTTTGTAAAACACACGCACACCAATAAACAATTTATTCAGAGAGACAGTCATTGCAGAGATAACAGTTTATGTCCATCGGTACTATTGTGTCCGCCACGTTTGAAGCGGTGTTACAAAGTGACCTTTCCTTCAACACTTGCTGCAAACAGCCCAATGCTTAAGGCACGCAGCACGCTCTTGTGGGACAAAGCGGTATGGGTAAGACAGAAGGGGGCACATTGCCACTGTTGTGATGCAACCTTTTGCTGCTGTGGCCATAACCGACAGTGCCTCATGCAATGTTGAGGCGAAGGTTGTACTGGTGCAATGGTCCCCCATCGTCCTAACAACTTGGAGTGTTCCAAACAGGGCTGACTGTGCACCTTCAGATATGTCCCACCATGCAGCAATGTAATTGTCTGCGGCCTGTGGCACTTTGAAGGGCTGTGCAATATTCAGCATATGCATAAGTGATGGATCCTCACATTGAAGCGCTTTTTTGCGGCCTTCCCTATCTGGAACCAGACaaataataacatcacacaccatgTGACCAGCATGAGATTTGTGATGGGTATGAGTGGCAAATTTACAATGATGGTTCAACCTGTGTAATTCTGCAGCCCAGTTCACAatgacatgtgttctgtcacaacaACATGTTGAGAGAAGCTTGAGCGTTCCATCAAATGATAAACTGACTGATTCCCGTAATGGCTCTATTTAGCACAAAAGCTGATAAATGTGAAACAAAAGCCAGAAAAgaaagaaaggcctgtacaggtttGCATCATTCACATGGAAAACCTGGAAATGTCAGCGTAACCATGTCTCATAGGAGTCCCAATCTTCAGACTATTCATTATATGCTGGAAAGGGTGACAGTTGCACTGATAAGAGAGTAACCTGCTGTGAACACAGTGGGGTGCCACTCAGTTGAGAGCAGTGGCAAGAGACTGCAGTTGCTCCACGAAAGCTTGCTGCTAGGCAGTGAGAAGTTGTAGTCTTTCTTCCATCGAGATGTTTGTCGGTGACTTAGCACTGGCACTGACATGCAGAGAAAATGTAACCCTCACTCATTGTCAAGTTCGCTGTAGCAAGAATAAATACAATTTATGGAACATAGCACTTTATAAAGCAATACATAAGATGCAGGTTATGCATAGAATTGAGCACTTGGACTGTACAAAAGTAATAAATGGTACAGAGTAGGGCAAGCATTCGTTTGTGATTGCTTAAATAACACTGTTTCTTGGCAGCTTACCAGACCCCACCAGGGTGCTAATCCAGATGGCCTCTATAAGTGGAACTGTGAATTTCTGTGAACGCGCGATCTCTGAAATTGCACATGTCATGAGTGAAGGTAAATCAATAAGTCTGTCATTTCATACAATGCcagtactacatgttggatttctgtgtctctacacctgtCGTCAATAACATGAACtaatgtgcagttcaaagattgtagCTGAACTTCAaattgtactttattttttattgattgcacgtTTTGATGAAGGATTGTTAAGTTTGTGATATGTCCCATgtttgtactttattttttattgattgcatgttttgatgaagGATTGTTAAGTTTGTGATATGTCCCATGTTACTTTTTGCagtagtttctttttctttatggcATGTAGTATGTGTGTCATTTGATGTTTTATAATTGATCTTGTGAGTGattatttctgaattttttaaacTGCTGTAGACACTCTTTTGGCAGAAGAACCCATTGTTTGGCTTTATccttaaaaaagacctacttctcctaCTCAtggcaacaggtatttgaccacgtATGGCCCAAGATCCACCCCTATACTTTTATGAAACAGCTGTCCcactcttcccttcccagtcctgtttaagtGTAGGCCATGCCAATTGGAACCACATCTACCGATAGTCCTGATGTTGACCAATGTCTGTCAGTATGACTGGAATGCCTCAGACTACATAGTTACACAGTTACCTGATAGGTTGTattatgagaaataaataaattaattagccTCAGCTCACACTTAAAGAGCTTAGTGGATTAGCCAGTCATCCTGTGAATCAACTACCTGTGCTTGCTTGGGCTCCTAATCTCGCAAATCAGACACTCAGTTCTTTAAGTACACTTATATGAGTTTCACCTTTATAAAACTAATTTCCCTGTATGCTCTGCAGAGTTTTAAATGTTCATAAGCACAGTAAAGTCAACCAGTGTGAACTCTCATTTGGTAGGCCAGGTTCTGTGTGTCAGAGGCCAGGACAAAGGGTGGTTGATGGAGAAATAACACGTCTGTCAAAAACCTTGGTCCAACTGGCCTTACTGGGAGTCGTATGTAAGGGCTACTTGACACAGTTATGGTGAAGACAACAAAGGTCTACAAGTTGAGCGGGAGCAGGAGATAACCAGTGGAGCTCACAGAACAGATGCACCAGTCCATTTGGTGGAAATAAGCCTGGTACTAAAACAGTTGTATATGGCAATGCAGggtttttcagcaaattttacagaTGAAATCATGGGATATTAGCCAAATGGCAGCGCTATCTTCTAGTAACATATCAAGGAATAGGAAATTCATTGATATTTTGTTACAGGACAACACTGCCACTTGGGTGCTGTCCTGAGAAGATTCCATGAAATAAACTGTGATGTTACCTGCagtcatatctgggatggctttcaCACCTGCAGCACTCTAAAGTGGAAAGAAACAGGAAACCAGTTTAACTCTCCTTAGTAAATTCCATTCTCATTGCATGATGGCTTCTCCTCATCTTTGAAGTGGGGACCATTCAGAAGGACTTCTGAAATAAAGACTGCTGATTTAGTGAGGGGAATTGTAGTGTTAGAACACCTAGAcactgaagaaaaatttaaaaaatccaaagaaagaaatggaaagcaAGCAGATAGATGTTTCAGGAATCATTGGGATATGATGATAATGAGAGTCAGTTTTTTGAGGTGGATATAATAGAATTATTCATATTAGGTCACTAGATCATGGAGTGGAAGTAGGAATAAtataatgtatgtatgtgtgtgtgtgtgtgtgtgtgtgtgtgtgtgtgtgtgtgtgtgtgtgtgtgtgtgtgtgtgtgagagagagagagagtgagcggagagaggggggggggggggggggaatgttactTGCAGTGCTTCATAGAACTACATCTGTTTGTGTAGTAATAATTTCATTTTAAAGGAGGAGAGAACGAACACAGTTAAGTAGacatatacatatttaaaaaatcttaaGGTAAAGCCATGAGCTAGCACACATTCCATTTGATTAAGCACTCTACTCAGTTTCTGTTCACTGTCAGTAACCATAGTTATTTATCAGCTAACCATATTACACTGATTTTTTTATCTGTGAGAAACTCCTCCAACATTGAGATGGCTCATTGCTTCTTCATAGACAAAGTAAATATCAGTGATGACAATGAATGTACCATAAAGTAATTAAGAGCATATACAGAAACTTAGAAATAGCCTTTATTGTAATGGAAGATTGTAGTAAATCCCCAATATTTCTTAAATTCTGTGTAGATGACAAGTTGATGCTATGGAAATTTTCCATAACACGCAAGTTGCACAGTGTATACATAGTAGATATCTGTAAGATTTGATGTGGATGTCATCTAAGAATTTAGAATacaccttaatttttttttacccTCAAGCATTATTTTTAATGCATTCAGGCTTTATGCAGTATAGAATtgcatgtattttctttttatctgCGTTCAGCAACAGTCAGTATGCTGAAAACCAATtattaatgtttaataaaatttcatttacattttcacGTGTTCCAGTTTCTCCATTAGACTTGATTATTATACTTACAATGTCAACAAAGAAAACTCCCtctgtttcttgtctatataatggcaaatcatttataaatatcAAGAACATGAGCAGACCAGTATTAATCCTCGTGGTACACCTGTTGTGTCTGTTCCCCATTCTGTTCTGAAGATGCTGTTTCATTGTGTACATTCCCTGGGTCTCTTAAATGTAACACTCTGTAGTTAGATAGGATGCAAACCAGTTACCAGCAAGAACTCTGATACCATAAATTTGTGCTTCACtaagataatattttgaactgcaGAATCAAATAGTTTTGACACATCACAGAATGTATCAGTTGACAATACTTTCTCGTTTACATTTTGCCAGTCTGTTTACTGTGTTGAGCAGTGGAATCTACTGTGGAGAGACCCTATTGAAGTCCAAATCCAAACTATGGGTATATCTTGTGTTGGATGGATGTGCTACTGTTCTTATGAACATATTGATTTCTAGTACATTCCGCAAGGAGTTAAATTATGAGATTGATTGTTAGTTATTAATTACACCAAGGACAGAACTTTACACTCTGGAAATTTCAAATACATCAGAAATAATTTACGTGTGGCAAATACAAATGTTTTACTGAAGCTGTCTAAAAAAGTTTCTCTTGATaacttatttatttttcctttcagGACAAGGCAGCACCACTGACTGCTCTTATACAACTTCTCTATAATTCAGAGATGAACAGGAGAAGATTTGTAAAGGAAGATGGAGCAAATATTATATCAAAATTGTCGGAAAACTGGGAGAATTGCCCTGAGTTATTATGTACCATCTCATGCCTATTAAAATATTGTAGCCACAATAATTTCTCTGAAGTAAGGAAACCAAGTCCTCAAAATTACCCAGAAGAAATGCTTGTGGGAAATAGGACTGTCCAATGTAGAACATCTCATCATGGTACAGGTCACTTATTGCATGAGGAAGAAAGCATGATGCAGAATAATGTACAAGGTCACTGTAGCTCTGATAAATTAGAAGGCATTCATGATAATAAGATATCTAAAAAACCTACTAGCACTCTATTAAATGTCAGTGACTGTAAGAGTCCTGTGAACAGTAATCACACCCTATTTAGAAGACTGCTTCCACCTTTTAAACCTGGACTTACATTTTACTTATTTACAGTTATGAAAAGTACTGAAAGAACTGTTGATGAGGGTACTACTGACATGCAGCGCAAAGGGAGTATTTTAAAAAATAGACTGAAAGAAAttacaaagaaaaggaaaatttatgaTGGTGATAAATCAAATGGAGATTCACACAGTTCTGCTTCAACACAGAATGGGACAAGCACACTAAATGGAATGTCAACAACAAAACGAAGAAAATGGTTAGAGACTATTTCAAACTCTTGTCTACAAATGCCAGCAGGGCACCATTCAAAAAGTATAAGAGAAAGCTGGTTGCAGAAAATTGGCAGTTCAGCAAGCTGCATGCAAATGGAATCAGCAAAATATGAAAGTAAATGGTACAGAAAGCTACTTGAAACAGCTTGTGTGAAGGAAAATGTGGAACATAAAGTACCTCCAGCAAGCAGATGGCCATACTTATTAGTAAAGGATTTACCAAAGGATATTCAATATTTAGTGGCTGGTGTAAACAAATTTGGCATGGATTTCAAGGTAAAAAGATTTGTAGTTCTATTCATTGGCAAGAGATTTTTATCAGatatatttacatttatacaaGTGTTTCTCAAAGGACtcaacaactttgaaaattcacatagatttatttatatgaattacaaaattGATTTTGGTGTCATTTTTTAGCAAAGTACCTGAAGTTTTATACTTTACAGCTAAACAGGTTGAATGTGAATTCCATTGGTTATGTAGCATACATTCTATCTTACATAAAATTTCTTGCCAAACTTTTTGCAGCATGTCAGTCATACTTGTTCAGTTGTGGCGTAGAGTGTTGCTCCAAGTTCTGCCGGAGAAAGCAATAAGGGTGGCacaaacacagtgtgtgaagcacttGCTGAAGATAATGAGTGGAAAGACATTTTTATTATTCTCTGGCTGAGCAGCCAAGATGTAACATAATTATTCTTTGCTAGTTTTAGTTTTGACGGTTCTCTTTTATTGATTACATTATCAAGTTGTTCAATTGGATTTTGGAGAGAAATAAATAGTTATAATGCCTACAATCGTCTTTCTGTGCAGTAGAGATAGCCCAATGAGCTGTCCCTGGAAGATGGTGACCTCAGAAGAGCAAGACGAAGCGGTAAATTTGAGTATGTCACAAAATGAGAGAGTAACTTCGCCTTGCGAAACTAAACAAGATCAGATAGAACAACAAATTTCATGGCTACAGGGAAGTctagagaaacaaatgaaagactTGTAAATGAAAATTACAGTACGGTATGGCACGAGTTCACACTTAAagacagcatcagcagcagcacatAATTCAGTCACTGGCCCATGAATGAAGAGACAAGTTCCTACCAGAGAAACCTGAGCTGTTTCAATACAACACTGACTCTTATTTGTTAATAGTAGGTATTCCTTGGCAAAAACGCGTTGGTATTTGTACAGCCAGGGCCATGTCAATGTATGGTCAATCAACAGGGTTGACAGCAGAAATGATGCTGGCATCAATTCCCAGGCGATATAATGATGCCATTAATGCCCTGTACTTGTCATCCCACAGTGCCTCACATAATAGCTTGAAGAGGTGAGGCTGGAGCATAGTAAAGATTATAACCAGTCAGACTCTGTTtaatgctgagtccatgccacattctaAAATAAGTCCTTGTTGGTGTTTACATAGCTTTGTGCAGATTCTCAGACTAATCAAAACACACAAAGTAGCAACTTTGTGGAGCATCAGGTTCTGATCTCTCAGTCTAGCCACCATACCAACAGCTGCAAGTCATCTTTCTAGAATGTACATAATATTTACCGCAAGCTGGAAATGGGCATCTTCCTTACTGAACTTGTGATCAAGGCACATCACTAAGTGTGACAAGCACTGGCATGTTGACAACGAAATGCTGTTTGCCAGTATAGGGCTGTTACCTACCAGCACATCCTTGAGTGGTGCCTACAACTCCGCTGCCTCTGGTAACTGATGTCTGTAAAAGTTGACAATCCCCAGGACTGTCCATCGATGGCTATGGGATGCTTCCACTTTTTCTTTGATAGGACAGATATCAACGCTGAAATGTCATGCCCTAAGAATGTGACTTGCTTCTGCTGAAGGTTGCACTTAGCTTTTTTTATTACTATCTGTATTTCCAGATTTTCTCAAACACTGTCTTGAAATGGTGTTCATGTAATTTGGCCATCTGCAAAAATTTTAGTAAATCATCGAGGTATGCAAAGCCCAAATGTAGTCCCCTCAGTACTTCGTCAATGATCTCTGCCAATAGTAGGCTGAGATTTTAGCCTGAATGCAATGCGGAGACACTCCCAAGAGGCTGAAAGGGGTTATGACGGAGGTCTTGAAGACATCTGCTTAGGCCACCAGAATCTGATTTTCGGCCCTTTTGCAGTATACTATGCTGAGAACTGCGGCTCTGGCCAACACATTTGTTAAATCCCATAGATTAGGAACAGGATAGTGGTCAGGTATTGGCCTTACATTTAGCGCATAATAATCCCCACAGGGTCTCCAAGTACCGTCCTACTTCCTGACCAGGTGCAATGACAGAGCCCATGGGCTACCTAATCTCCATAGAATGCACACTTCCAAGATGCTGTTAAACTTTGCTTTCACTTCTTCAAACTGCTCAGGTGCCAGTCTTTCCAGCCTTTGAAAATACAGTTGACCTGCAGTAGTTTTAATGTGATTTGGTGTGTTGTGAAGTACCTCATGGTCCAATACCAGCGAAACTGCATTATTATCTAAAGTGACTGCATCGCTTGCACCTCTGCCTACAGTGCCCATAgttatttcactgtttcatctcatTTGTGCTATGCTCAGCTTTAGCTGTAGCCCATGGTTGTGGATAAAGTCTGCTCTCAGTACTGTCTTGTGCAATTCTCCCAGTATGATCCTCCACCTGAGTCTCTCCCTGAACCCAATGTCCACTGTAACTTCTAGTTCACCATACGTCTTAACCAGCATGTTGTTGGCGCCCATTAGATGATGTGCTGCACCCACTATTTCCTCTTTACTCTGTTTATATGGCTGCACACTGACCCTTGAGCCCATATTGACTATGTAACATTGGTTTCTTCATTTATTTGTCTATTATGTAGAGGCATCAGGACAATGGGAGTGGgcaaacatttttcttttgttgttcagcCTGGCTAAACTCTCTCACATAATTAGCCCAATCATAGTGCAGAATCTTGTTCGTTCCCTACAACCTCACCCTCAGCTACTATGGTTGTAGTGGCTGTCACTGCTTTTCAAAAAGTGGCCTGCTGTGCCTATTGCAGGACTCCAAACTTTGACGGGAATGAGCAAGGCGATGTGCTTCTTGTAGCTCGTACGCGAACTGTGTGTGGTATCAACATGTCTGTTCATCTCGTACCCCACCCCCCGTCCCCCTCTGGTGCCTGCCTCTATCGTCCAGGGGACCCTTTTCCTTCACTATTAGTGTTGACAGCTGTTTCTGCATTCCCATCATTCTGTAACTTCAGATCACGGAGCTGTGCAACAATGTTCACTTTCAGCACTTGCCTCATAGCTGCAACTTCCACTTTACTGTTGCTGTCCACACCTTGCATTATCACAGCCACATCCGCTTGTCCCAATACTGAGTGTATTTTGTCTGCCACTGACAGCAAAGAGTTGACGTTATAAAAGCTACATGTGATTATCACCGTTTTTACTAACATTGGCAGCTGTTTGAGCCATACATGCCTCAGTTTGTCATTCAACATCGTCATCTCCTCTACAATACTTTGGACATGCCGTCAAGATTCCGAAGGTGTCCTATCCCCAATATGTTCTGAATACAGGACGTGCTGCATCTGTTGATCTATGAATTTGCATACACACTGTACTACCATGTATCTCAACTGTCAGAGCCCGTCCTGTGTGGGCAGTTTCAATACAACATCCGACAATGTCTCTACTGCTCACATGTCCAAGCTATTGAACCCACCACAAACTTAGTGTAATCTTCTGTAATGTCATTCTGCATGGGTGCC from Schistocerca gregaria isolate iqSchGreg1 chromosome 6, iqSchGreg1.2, whole genome shotgun sequence carries:
- the LOC126277968 gene encoding uncharacterized protein LOC126277968; its protein translation is MNKKFHEVATALSNCCKEQKELDLFKMMWNALCLSLRMVMTNPVNCDNQNEMRHYIKQVTDLMDILLDKITTSYHAIDFLHELVPLIKLMIVGNSPNQLKFSMCNGLQIVLSGLMKLQRLSSISTSTQELMVKMIELLCASVYDNEFNSHKAGSIGAIPILMSLLHKLEDKAAPLTALIQLLYNSEMNRRRFVKEDGANIISKLSENWENCPELLCTISCLLKYCSHNNFSEVRKPSPQNYPEEMLVGNRTVQCRTSHHGTGHLLHEEESMMQNNVQGHCSSDKLEGIHDNKISKKPTSTLLNVSDCKSPVNSNHTLFRRLLPPFKPGLTFYLFTVMKSTERTVDEGTTDMQRKGSILKNRLKEITKKRKIYDGDKSNGDSHSSASTQNGTSTLNGMSTTKRRKWLETISNSCLQMPAGHHSKSIRESWLQKIGSSASCMQMESAKYESKWYRKLLETACVKENVEHKVPPASRWPYLLVKDLPKDIQYLVAGVNKFGMDFKKIRETYNFENSLTAKDLYELWKTIFIQKGETEPTENEVHMKYMETEL